In Buchnera aphidicola (Kaburagia rhusicola ensigallis), the following are encoded in one genomic region:
- the acpP gene encoding acyl carrier protein, which yields MNNIEKKVKNIISKQLGLIREEIKNSSHLFEDLGADSLDNVELIMTLEDEFNIEIEDKEAENFNTVQSILDFIKSKTL from the coding sequence ATGAACAACATAGAAAAAAAAGTCAAAAACATTATTTCAAAACAGTTAGGATTGATAAGAGAAGAAATAAAAAACTCATCTCATTTATTTGAAGACCTGGGTGCAGATTCATTAGATAATGTTGAATTAATTATGACATTAGAAGATGAATTCAATATTGAAATTGAAGATAAAGAAGCAGAAAACTTTAATACAGTACAATCAATACTTGATTTTATAAAAAGTAAAACTTTATAA
- the tmk gene encoding dTMP kinase, producing MLNSKFIVIEGIEGSGKTTMCHFTKQLLFKYGITHVINLREPGSTPLSEKIRSLIKCSIKNEHIHSETELLLIYAARMQLIRSTIHPELKKGTWIIIDRYTLSSLAYQGGGRGISKKKILLLQSLFFRNPVPDITFYLDVHPEIGLKRIQKRKKLDRIEKNTLTFFIKVRHTYLKYIKNRPNIIKINANYNLNIVQKMFEKKFYSWFKKNI from the coding sequence ATGTTAAATAGTAAATTCATAGTTATTGAAGGAATAGAAGGGTCTGGAAAAACTACTATGTGCCATTTTACTAAACAATTACTATTTAAATATGGTATCACTCATGTCATAAATCTAAGAGAACCAGGAAGTACTCCTTTATCTGAAAAAATAAGAAGCTTAATTAAATGCTCTATCAAAAACGAACATATTCATAGCGAGACTGAACTATTATTAATTTATGCAGCTAGAATGCAATTAATAAGATCAACTATTCATCCAGAACTAAAAAAAGGAACTTGGATAATAATTGATAGATATACATTATCTTCTTTAGCTTACCAAGGAGGAGGGAGAGGTATTAGTAAAAAAAAAATATTATTATTACAATCACTTTTTTTCAGAAATCCCGTTCCTGATATAACATTTTATTTAGATGTTCACCCAGAAATTGGTTTAAAAAGAATTCAAAAAAGAAAAAAATTAGATCGAATAGAAAAAAATACATTAACTTTTTTTATTAAAGTAAGACATACGTATTTAAAGTACATAAAAAATCGTCCTAACATTATTAAAATTAATGCTAATTACAATTTAAACATAGTACAAAAAATGTTTGAAAAAAAATTTTATTCTTGGTTTAAAAAAAATATATGA
- a CDS encoding DNA polymerase III subunit delta' C-terminal domain-containing protein, protein MNLYPWLDTHYYNIVCHFKNKKNNRAIILNAYRGIGTTSLIKKIGIWLLCMNHMKNGLFCNQCRNCQLISSKNHPDWYNMKLFSHNNIIGVDTVRWLCNKIFKTPKISKNKVVYFPDISQLTEHGTNALLKTLEEPPKNTYFLLMNYFSYPLLPTLRSRCTLYKIATPSENISINWLKNDHPEIKEHIFKIALRVNKGSPIYAQTFIFTQLWKTRNIFFHDLKHSIKNDNLFHILDNLNLGNIKEKIFWLCSLLFDSMKAKYNDMRNIINLDKIDIIRYLEEKYSFFSLDNSLRSWIRFNFQLTNISGINTELLLTEQLLRWENILKLYKH, encoded by the coding sequence ATGAATTTATATCCGTGGTTAGATACGCATTATTATAATATTGTTTGCCATTTTAAAAATAAAAAAAATAATCGCGCTATTATCTTAAATGCATATCGAGGAATAGGGACGACTTCGTTGATAAAAAAAATTGGGATTTGGTTATTATGTATGAATCATATGAAAAATGGATTGTTCTGTAATCAATGTAGAAATTGTCAACTAATTAGCTCAAAAAACCATCCTGATTGGTATAATATGAAACTATTTTCTCATAATAATATAATAGGCGTTGATACGGTACGATGGTTATGTAATAAAATATTTAAAACACCTAAAATAAGTAAAAATAAAGTTGTATACTTTCCTGATATATCACAATTAACAGAGCACGGAACCAATGCTTTATTAAAAACGCTAGAAGAACCTCCGAAAAATACGTATTTTTTATTAATGAACTACTTTTCTTATCCATTGTTACCAACATTACGTAGTCGATGTACGTTATACAAGATTGCCACACCATCAGAAAACATTAGCATCAATTGGTTAAAAAATGATCACCCTGAAATAAAAGAACACATCTTTAAAATTGCATTGCGTGTTAATAAAGGATCGCCTATTTATGCTCAAACATTCATTTTTACACAATTATGGAAAACACGAAATATATTTTTTCATGACTTAAAACATTCTATAAAAAACGATAACCTATTTCATATTTTAGATAATTTGAATTTAGGCAACATAAAAGAAAAAATTTTTTGGTTATGTAGTTTACTATTTGATTCTATGAAAGCAAAATACAATGATATGAGAAATATCATTAATTTAGACAAAATAGATATAATAAGATATTTGGAAGAAAAATATTCTTTTTTTTCACTTGATAATAGTCTTAGATCATGGATTCGCTTTAATTTTCAATTAACCAACATTTCCGGAATCAATACAGAATTATTACTTACTGAACAATTATTACGATGGGAAAATATTTTAAAATTATATAAACATTAA
- a CDS encoding YchF/TatD family DNA exonuclease, whose amino-acid sequence MFFVDSHCHIDLLNYHNLHSGIEDVLKKAAENNVKLLLTVSTSIKNFNYIKNFIKNSKNVLLSCGIHPLYLNQNQNEIKQLELLSNIKQVIAIGETGLDYYYQKNNCKAQKLSFRQHIRIAIKLNKPLLIHTRCAIDDTITILKEEKAEKCIGIMHSFTENTHYARKLLDMGFYISFSGIVTFKNSENIREVAQFVPLDRILLETDSPYLTPAPNRGKENQPAFLYYIAKTISELKKVDTKTLANNTTQNFLKLFRLNKKLFKYIS is encoded by the coding sequence ATGTTTTTCGTAGATTCGCATTGTCATATTGACCTATTAAATTATCATAATTTACATTCAGGAATAGAAGATGTATTAAAAAAAGCTGCCGAAAATAATGTTAAATTATTATTGACAGTATCAACGTCTATTAAAAATTTTAATTATATAAAAAATTTTATAAAAAATAGTAAAAATGTTTTATTATCTTGTGGAATTCATCCATTATATCTTAATCAAAATCAAAACGAAATAAAACAATTAGAATTACTTTCTAACATTAAACAAGTAATTGCTATAGGAGAAACTGGATTAGATTATTACTATCAAAAAAATAACTGTAAAGCTCAAAAATTATCATTTCGACAACATATTCGTATTGCAATTAAACTGAATAAACCATTATTAATACATACTAGATGTGCAATTGACGATACAATCACCATCTTGAAAGAAGAAAAAGCAGAAAAATGTATAGGAATTATGCATTCTTTTACTGAAAACACCCATTACGCAAGAAAATTATTAGATATGGGATTTTATATTTCTTTTTCTGGTATCGTAACATTTAAAAATTCTGAAAACATACGCGAAGTTGCACAATTTGTACCCTTAGATCGAATATTGTTAGAAACTGATTCTCCATATTTAACACCCGCACCAAACCGAGGAAAAGAAAATCAACCAGCTTTTTTATATTATATAGCAAAAACAATTTCTGAATTAAAGAAAGTAGATACTAAAACCCTAGCTAATAATACTACACAAAATTTTTTAAAACTATTCCGATTAAACAAAAAATTATTCAAATACATTTCATGA
- the ptsG gene encoding PTS glucose transporter subunit IIBC: MFKNIFSNLQKIGKSLMLPVSVLPIAGILLGIGSANFYVIPHVISKIMAEAGGSVFSNMPLIFAIGIALGFTKNDGVSALAAVISYGIMTHTFSLMIPFFLKASILETSNKHLLDTGILGGIIAGTISAYMFNKFYRIQLPEYLGFFSGKRFVPIISGLSAIIMGLILSLIWPPIGNTIKIFSEWAAYQNPTLAFGIYGTIERALVPFGLHHIWNVPFQMQIGEYSNSIGQTFHGDIARYMAGDTTAGKLSGGFIFKMYGIPAAALAIWRCSYKHNRAKIGGIMISGALTAFLTGITEPIEFSFILVAPILYVIHSILAGLAFPICIWLDMRSGTSFSHGLIDFIVLSGNSHNLWLFPIIGILYGFLYYIIFYLIIIKLNLPTPGRENSETILLQKNTQEIAPLLISALGGKNNITFLDACITRLRITVADVSKVNVQKIKNLGSSGVIISGLGIQIVFGTKSDNIKTEIDNYILNN; the protein is encoded by the coding sequence ATGTTTAAAAATATATTTTCAAATTTACAGAAAATAGGTAAATCATTAATGTTACCAGTATCTGTACTCCCTATCGCTGGAATACTACTAGGAATTGGATCTGCAAATTTTTATGTTATTCCACACGTTATTTCTAAAATCATGGCAGAAGCAGGGGGATCAGTATTTTCTAACATGCCTTTAATTTTTGCCATCGGAATAGCTTTAGGTTTTACTAAAAACGATGGAGTATCTGCTTTAGCAGCAGTAATTTCTTATGGAATCATGACTCATACGTTTTCGTTAATGATTCCATTTTTTCTAAAAGCATCAATTTTAGAAACAAGCAACAAACATTTACTAGATACTGGAATATTAGGAGGTATTATCGCTGGTACTATTTCTGCATATATGTTTAACAAATTTTATCGTATTCAACTTCCAGAATATTTAGGTTTTTTTTCTGGAAAACGCTTCGTTCCAATTATTTCAGGCTTATCAGCTATTATAATGGGTTTAATTTTATCACTCATATGGCCACCTATAGGAAATACAATAAAAATATTTTCTGAATGGGCAGCGTATCAAAATCCAACACTAGCTTTTGGAATATATGGTACAATAGAACGTGCTTTAGTACCATTTGGATTACACCATATATGGAATGTTCCTTTTCAAATGCAAATAGGAGAATATAGTAATTCTATAGGACAAACATTTCATGGAGATATTGCTAGATATATGGCAGGTGATACTACAGCTGGAAAATTGTCGGGAGGATTTATATTCAAAATGTACGGTATCCCTGCTGCAGCACTAGCAATATGGCGGTGCTCTTACAAACATAATAGAGCAAAAATAGGAGGAATTATGATTTCTGGAGCATTAACTGCTTTTTTAACAGGAATTACAGAACCAATTGAATTTTCATTTATATTAGTAGCTCCTATATTATATGTAATTCATTCTATTTTAGCTGGCTTAGCTTTTCCTATTTGTATTTGGTTAGACATGAGATCAGGTACTAGTTTTTCTCATGGATTAATTGATTTTATAGTATTAAGTGGCAACAGCCATAATTTATGGCTATTTCCTATTATAGGAATACTATATGGTTTTCTCTATTACATTATTTTTTATCTAATCATAATTAAGTTAAATTTACCTACACCAGGAAGAGAAAACTCTGAAACAATATTATTACAAAAAAATACACAAGAAATAGCGCCATTGTTAATATCTGCTTTAGGAGGAAAAAACAATATTACTTTCTTAGATGCTTGTATTACTCGATTACGCATTACAGTAGCTGACGTATCTAAAGTGAATGTGCAGAAAATAAAAAATCTTGGATCTTCTGGAGTTATCATTTCAGGATTAGGAATACAAATTGTATTTGGAACTAAATCAGATAATATAAAAACAGAAATAGATAATTATATCTTAAATAATTAA
- a CDS encoding histidine triad nucleotide-binding protein, with the protein MNIKSVFSQIIEKNVDSKIIYKDKNVTAFHDIKPLAPVHILVVSNELIKSTNDISEKNKDILGHMLYSAIILAKKFKINKTGYRMIINCNEHGGQEIFHLHLHLLGGKKLGKMTS; encoded by the coding sequence GTGAATATTAAAAGCGTATTTAGTCAAATAATAGAGAAAAACGTTGACTCGAAAATAATTTATAAAGATAAAAATGTCACTGCTTTTCACGATATTAAGCCACTAGCACCTGTGCATATACTAGTAGTTTCAAATGAATTAATTAAATCTACTAATGACATTAGTGAAAAAAATAAAGATATACTAGGACATATGTTGTATTCAGCAATTATATTAGCTAAAAAGTTTAAAATCAATAAAACTGGATATCGCATGATAATTAATTGTAATGAACATGGTGGACAAGAAATTTTTCACTTACATTTACACTTATTAGGAGGAAAAAAATTAGGAAAAATGACTTCTTAA
- the asnS gene encoding asparagine--tRNA ligase produces MDIVSVSDIYHNKIKKNALISVRGWVKHRRNSKSGISFIDLYDGSCFNTIQIVVHCSLFNFYQDIMKLTVGCSIVVHGMLIQSLKKNQLYEINAKTIKIVGLVDDPSSYPMSSKKHTIEHLRQYSHLRPRTNFIGSISRIRNCLFQTLHQFLYQKEYYWIATPIITGLNAEGCGDMFKVSTLDFSNLSKTDGSNVNFKKDFFGRESFLSVSGQLNLEAYACALSKVYSFGPTFRAENSNTSRHLAEFWMLEVETAFFILNDLIAFSEEMLKNAVNNILDKCLIDIEFFKKTVDIDIISRLQKFLKRKFVQIEYEEVINILKKSGQFSLNSIFLEMDLSSEHEKYIVEQYFGCPVIIINYPRSIKAFYMKLNKNEKTVAAMDLLVPKIGEILGGSEREEKLDILDKRFSEFGLNKESYWWYRDLRKYGTVPHAGFGLGFERFLSYIIGVKNIRDVCPFPRTVNNISI; encoded by the coding sequence ATGGATATAGTTTCTGTATCTGATATATATCATAATAAAATAAAAAAAAATGCACTTATTAGTGTAAGAGGATGGGTAAAACATAGAAGAAATTCCAAATCTGGTATTTCTTTTATTGATTTGTATGATGGATCTTGTTTTAATACAATACAAATTGTAGTTCATTGTTCTTTATTTAATTTTTATCAAGATATTATGAAATTAACAGTTGGGTGTTCAATAGTTGTACATGGTATGTTAATACAATCGCTAAAAAAAAATCAATTATATGAAATTAATGCAAAAACAATAAAAATAGTTGGATTAGTTGACGATCCTTCAAGTTATCCCATGTCATCTAAAAAACATACTATTGAACATTTAAGACAATATTCTCATTTAAGACCACGGACAAATTTTATTGGTTCTATATCTAGGATTAGAAACTGTTTATTTCAAACTTTACATCAATTTTTATATCAAAAAGAATATTATTGGATCGCAACGCCTATTATTACAGGATTAAATGCCGAAGGGTGTGGTGATATGTTTAAAGTATCTACACTTGATTTTTCTAATCTTTCTAAGACTGATGGTTCAAATGTAAATTTTAAAAAAGATTTTTTTGGAAGAGAAAGTTTTTTAAGTGTTTCTGGTCAATTAAATTTAGAAGCGTATGCATGTGCATTGTCAAAAGTTTATTCTTTTGGTCCGACGTTTAGAGCGGAAAACTCTAATACTAGTAGGCATCTTGCTGAATTTTGGATGTTGGAAGTAGAAACTGCTTTTTTTATATTAAACGATTTAATTGCATTTTCTGAGGAGATGTTAAAAAATGCAGTGAATAATATTTTAGATAAATGCTTAATAGATATTGAATTTTTTAAAAAAACTGTAGATATAGATATTATATCTCGATTACAAAAATTTTTAAAAAGAAAATTTGTTCAAATAGAATATGAAGAAGTTATAAATATTTTAAAAAAATCGGGACAATTTTCTTTAAATTCAATATTTTTAGAAATGGATTTATCATCAGAACATGAAAAATATATTGTAGAACAGTATTTTGGTTGTCCAGTTATAATTATAAATTACCCTAGGTCTATTAAAGCTTTTTATATGAAGTTAAATAAAAATGAAAAAACTGTTGCAGCAATGGATTTATTAGTACCTAAAATTGGAGAAATTTTAGGAGGGTCTGAGAGAGAAGAAAAACTAGATATTTTAGATAAAAGATTTTCTGAATTTGGTTTAAATAAAGAGAGTTATTGGTGGTATAGAGATCTTCGTAAATATGGAACTGTCCCGCATGCAGGATTTGGATTAGGTTTTGAACGTTTTTTATCATATATAATTGGAGTTAAAAACATTAGAGATGTATGTCCTTTTCCTAGAACTGTAAATAATATTAGTATTTAG
- the pncB gene encoding nicotinate phosphoribosyltransferase: MKKYNYPILKTFLDTDAYKFHMQQVVFYYYQNVTVSAKFICRGINVFGNYSKMLINQIEMMATNLYLTNDEYIYMSSLPFFKKEYLLWLKDFRYNLSQVNVCNKNGKLCIYIHGLWKDVILWEVPLLSLISEIVHKNTSPNVTSRIALNYLKKKITHFHKITKNLDISKLKIIDFGTRRRFSYDIHFSIIKFLKMNFPWLIGSSNYHFSKMFGMNPVGTQSHEWFQAHQQISPILENSQKIALKTWLLQYKEYLGIALTDCISMDSFLKDFSFDLANDYEGLRHDSGDPFQWGKKAISHYEKLGINPSKKTLLFSDSLDFKTIVRLFQFFNKKINTIFGIGTKLTCDIPNVNPLNIVIKLIECNGKPVAKLSDSPEKIVCFNKLFMKNLKKAFSLK; the protein is encoded by the coding sequence ATGAAGAAATATAATTATCCAATATTAAAAACTTTTTTAGACACCGATGCTTACAAATTTCATATGCAACAAGTTGTGTTTTATTATTACCAAAATGTTACTGTATCTGCAAAATTTATATGTCGAGGTATCAATGTTTTTGGAAATTATTCTAAAATGTTGATTAATCAAATTGAAATGATGGCTACTAATTTATATCTTACTAATGATGAATACATATATATGTCTTCTCTTCCTTTTTTTAAAAAAGAATATTTGCTGTGGTTAAAAGATTTTCGATATAATCTTTCACAAGTGAATGTTTGTAATAAGAATGGAAAATTATGTATTTACATACATGGATTATGGAAAGATGTGATATTATGGGAGGTTCCGTTGTTATCGTTGATAAGTGAAATAGTTCATAAAAATACATCGCCTAATGTCACATCACGCATTGCTTTAAATTATTTAAAAAAAAAGATTACTCATTTTCATAAAATAACTAAAAATTTAGATATATCTAAATTAAAAATAATAGATTTTGGAACTCGCAGAAGGTTTTCATATGACATTCATTTTTCTATAATTAAATTTTTAAAAATGAATTTTCCATGGTTAATTGGATCAAGTAATTATCATTTTTCTAAAATGTTTGGAATGAATCCTGTAGGTACTCAATCTCATGAATGGTTTCAAGCACATCAGCAAATTAGTCCTATTTTAGAAAATAGTCAAAAAATCGCTTTAAAAACATGGTTGCTTCAGTACAAAGAATATTTAGGTATTGCTTTAACAGATTGTATTTCTATGGATTCTTTTTTAAAAGATTTTAGTTTTGATTTAGCAAATGATTACGAAGGATTAAGACATGACTCTGGTGATCCATTTCAATGGGGAAAAAAAGCCATTAGTCATTATGAAAAACTTGGAATAAATCCATCAAAAAAAACACTGTTATTTTCAGATAGTTTAGATTTTAAAACAATAGTGCGTTTATTTCAATTTTTTAATAAAAAAATCAATACAATATTTGGTATAGGAACAAAATTAACTTGTGACATTCCTAATGTAAATCCTTTAAATATTGTCATTAAATTAATAGAGTGTAATGGTAAACCGGTAGCTAAACTTTCAGACAGTCCAGAAAAAATAGTTTGTTTTAATAAATTATTTATGAAAAATTTAAAAAAAGCTTTCAGCTTAAAATAA
- a CDS encoding ATP-binding cassette domain-containing protein, which yields MSLVYVQNATFLLNQVKLLNDVSFQIKEKERICLVGNNGTGKSTFLNIIAKIETLDNGIITYKKNIKIKYLEQNIVYNSNKSIYEFICEGITHESQYLKDYFRILHHLKFMTSLNNSQKLIQLKKIFDTKKLWDKKKKIDDIINYFGLNSHAMLSSLSGGLLRKIELGKILVSEPDLIILDEPTNHLDIITIHWLEKFLTTHLISVLFVSHDRSFINQVSTRIIHLNSGSLISWTGDYDSFLNNQSNNRYINAVKKIKFEKKLDKEKLWANSGVKARSTKNESRMKQLQKMINESKLSKPIMKTTKIVINEDNYSGRLFFKLKEVCFNSNQMILINSFSDIVQRGEKIALIGINGSGKSTLLKLIVGELKPNSGSIDFNSNVKTAYFDQKRVKINLDKTVLDNLSHEKNEITINNKKYHKLKYLEQFSFPKEKIKLKARVLSGGEINKLLLAKLFLKKSNVLILDEPTNDLDLESLQNLEIALKKYKGVILLVSHDQKFIQQVANKYWCFKKNGHIDKHLIFPDIKKWKNIIPEVQNLTSLQKTTNTILTKNKLISKISKKDLKKELKNMPKKIEKIENCINQLQNEINSSNFFYLSLENKKELLNQLKNAEINLEKHFLKWEYLELKNNL from the coding sequence ATGTCACTAGTATATGTACAAAACGCAACTTTTTTACTTAATCAAGTTAAATTACTAAATGATGTAAGTTTTCAAATTAAAGAAAAAGAACGAATTTGTTTAGTAGGAAATAATGGAACTGGGAAATCTACTTTCCTCAATATTATTGCAAAAATAGAAACATTAGACAATGGCATTATTACATACAAAAAAAATATAAAAATAAAATATTTAGAACAAAATATTGTTTACAATAGCAATAAATCTATTTACGAATTTATTTGCGAAGGTATTACACATGAATCTCAATATTTAAAAGACTATTTTCGCATTTTGCATCATTTAAAATTTATGACATCTTTAAATAATTCGCAAAAATTAATCCAATTGAAAAAAATATTTGATACAAAAAAATTATGGGATAAAAAGAAAAAAATTGACGATATTATCAACTATTTTGGATTGAATAGTCATGCTATGTTATCTTCACTTTCTGGAGGACTGCTAAGAAAAATAGAACTCGGAAAAATATTAGTAAGTGAACCTGACTTAATAATATTAGACGAACCTACAAATCATTTAGATATAATTACTATTCATTGGCTAGAAAAATTTTTAACAACACATCTTATTAGTGTATTATTTGTATCTCATGACCGATCATTTATAAACCAAGTATCAACTAGAATTATTCATTTAAATTCTGGAAGTTTAATTTCATGGACAGGAGATTATGATTCTTTTTTAAATAATCAATCTAATAATAGATATATAAATGCAGTAAAAAAAATAAAATTTGAAAAAAAATTAGATAAAGAAAAATTATGGGCTAATAGTGGAGTGAAAGCACGATCTACGAAAAATGAAAGCCGAATGAAACAATTACAAAAAATGATAAACGAAAGTAAACTTAGTAAACCCATTATGAAAACAACAAAAATTGTTATCAATGAAGATAATTATTCAGGTCGCTTATTTTTTAAACTAAAAGAAGTATGTTTCAATTCAAATCAAATGATTTTAATTAATAGTTTCTCTGATATTGTACAAAGAGGTGAAAAAATTGCGTTAATTGGAATAAATGGAAGTGGAAAAAGCACACTATTAAAATTAATTGTAGGAGAATTAAAACCAAATAGTGGAAGTATTGATTTTAATTCTAACGTTAAAACAGCATATTTTGATCAAAAACGAGTCAAAATTAATCTTGACAAAACTGTCTTAGATAACTTATCTCATGAAAAAAATGAAATTACCATTAACAATAAAAAATATCATAAATTAAAATATTTAGAACAATTTTCATTTCCAAAAGAAAAAATTAAATTAAAAGCTAGAGTCCTATCAGGAGGAGAAATAAATAAACTACTGTTGGCAAAATTATTTTTAAAAAAAAGTAACGTTTTAATACTGGACGAACCAACGAATGATTTAGATTTAGAGTCATTACAAAACCTAGAAATTGCATTAAAAAAATACAAAGGAGTAATACTTCTAGTCAGTCATGATCAAAAATTTATTCAACAAGTAGCTAACAAATATTGGTGTTTTAAAAAAAACGGACATATTGATAAACATTTAATTTTTCCTGACATAAAAAAATGGAAAAATATTATACCAGAAGTTCAAAATCTTACTTCTTTGCAAAAAACTACTAATACTATACTAACTAAAAACAAACTAATTTCTAAAATATCAAAAAAAGATTTAAAAAAAGAGCTAAAAAATATGCCAAAAAAAATAGAAAAAATAGAAAATTGTATTAATCAATTACAAAACGAAATAAATTCTTCAAATTTTTTTTATTTATCATTAGAAAATAAAAAAGAACTCTTAAATCAATTAAAAAATGCAGAAATAAATTTAGAAAAACATTTTTTAAAATGGGAATATTTAGAATTAAAAAATAACTTATAA
- a CDS encoding rhodanese-related sulfurtransferase: protein MVILHNVISNKELKSKMLCDNVPRITISFYKYFPIMNTQIFRKDWYITLYNFNVFGRIYIAREGINAQISIPNNVYDNVKRFIRTYSNDLKNVYINRSLDNKQSFWVLRIKVKKTILADNLCKELHHVHYDGVYLESIDVNNMLNKNNVIFLDIRNHYEYKIGHFERAINIPVNTFRRQLKEIVSVLQHKKNEHIVIYCTGGIRCEKASSWMMYNGFKYVYQIKGGIIGYVNDAKKNCLPVLFKGKNFVFDERISEIVSHDILSKCSQCEKYCDVYKNCYNNSCHNLFIQCIKCSKEFKNCCSYNCMIINHYRCNV, encoded by the coding sequence ATGGTTATTTTACACAATGTTATTTCTAATAAAGAATTAAAAAGCAAGATGTTATGTGATAATGTCCCCCGTATTACAATTTCTTTTTATAAATATTTTCCTATAATGAATACTCAAATATTTAGAAAGGATTGGTATATAACTTTATACAATTTTAATGTTTTTGGTAGAATATATATAGCTAGAGAAGGAATTAATGCACAAATTAGTATTCCTAATAACGTATATGATAATGTAAAACGTTTCATTCGTACATATTCTAATGATTTAAAAAATGTATATATTAATAGGTCATTAGATAATAAACAGTCTTTTTGGGTATTACGTATAAAAGTCAAAAAAACAATTCTTGCGGACAATTTATGTAAAGAGTTGCATCATGTACATTATGATGGAGTATATTTAGAATCTATAGATGTGAATAATATGTTAAATAAAAATAACGTAATATTTTTAGATATACGAAATCATTATGAATACAAAATTGGTCACTTTGAAAGAGCAATTAATATTCCGGTAAATACTTTTAGAAGACAATTAAAAGAAATTGTTAGTGTTTTACAGCATAAAAAAAATGAACACATCGTAATTTATTGTACTGGAGGAATTCGGTGTGAAAAAGCATCATCTTGGATGATGTATAACGGATTTAAATATGTGTACCAAATAAAAGGAGGAATTATTGGATATGTTAATGATGCTAAAAAAAATTGTTTACCAGTGCTTTTTAAAGGAAAGAATTTTGTTTTTGATGAAAGAATAAGTGAAATAGTATCGCATGATATTCTATCTAAGTGTTCTCAATGCGAAAAGTATTGTGACGTATACAAGAATTGTTATAATAATTCATGTCATAATTTATTTATTCAATGTATCAAATGTTCTAAAGAATTTAAAAATTGTTGTTCATATAATTGCATGATTATCAACCATTATAGATGTAACGTATAA